A single region of the Cereibacter sphaeroides 2.4.1 genome encodes:
- a CDS encoding pyridoxal-phosphate-dependent aminotransferase family protein, protein MSLAHGRPYLAIPGPSAMPDRVLNAMHRAAPNIYEGALHEMVASLWPDLKRIAGTEHQVALYIANGHGAWEAANANLFSRGDRALVLATGRFGHGWAESARALGVDVQLIDFGRAAPADPARLEEALRADPGHRIKAVLVTHVDTATSIRNDVAALRAAIDAVGHPALLAVDCIASLACDEYRMDEWGADVTVGASQKGLMTPPGLGFVWYSDRALERCRASDLRTPYWDWTPRSFGTEFWQHFCGTAPTHHLYGLRAALDMILDEGLPAVWARHEALARAVWTAFDHWGAGNPEIALNVADAACRGRSVTAARMGAPHATRLREWTETRAGVTLGIGLGMALPSEPAYHGFLRVAHMGHVNAHMTLGALAVMEAGLAALEIPHGEGALAAAAASLGAAA, encoded by the coding sequence ATGTCGCTTGCGCACGGCCGTCCCTATCTTGCCATTCCCGGCCCCTCCGCCATGCCGGACAGGGTGCTGAACGCCATGCACCGTGCCGCGCCCAACATCTACGAAGGCGCCCTGCACGAGATGGTGGCCAGCCTCTGGCCGGATCTGAAGCGCATTGCCGGCACCGAGCATCAGGTGGCGCTCTATATCGCGAACGGGCACGGCGCGTGGGAGGCGGCGAACGCCAACCTCTTCAGCCGCGGCGACCGGGCGCTGGTGCTGGCCACCGGCCGCTTCGGCCACGGCTGGGCCGAGAGTGCCCGCGCCCTCGGCGTCGATGTGCAGCTGATCGACTTCGGCCGGGCCGCGCCCGCCGATCCCGCCCGGCTGGAGGAGGCGCTGCGGGCCGACCCCGGGCATCGGATCAAGGCGGTGCTGGTGACCCATGTCGACACGGCCACCTCGATCCGCAACGATGTGGCCGCGCTCCGCGCCGCCATCGATGCCGTGGGCCATCCGGCGCTGCTCGCGGTCGATTGCATCGCCTCGCTCGCCTGCGACGAATATCGCATGGACGAATGGGGGGCCGACGTGACGGTCGGCGCGAGCCAGAAGGGGTTGATGACCCCGCCGGGGCTGGGCTTCGTCTGGTATTCCGACCGCGCGTTGGAACGGTGCCGCGCCTCGGATCTGCGCACGCCTTACTGGGACTGGACGCCCCGCAGCTTCGGCACCGAATTCTGGCAGCATTTCTGCGGCACCGCGCCGACGCATCACCTCTATGGGTTGCGGGCGGCGCTCGACATGATCCTCGATGAGGGACTGCCCGCGGTCTGGGCGCGCCACGAGGCGCTGGCGCGGGCGGTCTGGACGGCCTTCGACCATTGGGGCGCGGGCAATCCCGAGATTGCGCTCAACGTGGCCGATGCTGCGTGCCGCGGCCGCTCGGTGACGGCGGCCCGGATGGGCGCGCCCCATGCGACGCGGCTGCGGGAATGGACCGAGACGCGGGCAGGCGTGACGCTCGGCATCGGCCTTGGCATGGCGCTGCCCTCGGAGCCCGCCTATCACGGGTTCCTAAGGGTCGCGCACATGGGCCACGTGAACGCCCACATGACGCTCGGCGCGCTCGCGGTGATGGAGGCGGGGCTCGCAGCGCTCGAGATCCCGCACGGGGAGGGGGCGCTGGCCGCTGCCGCCGCCAGCCTCGGCGCGGCAGCCTGA
- a CDS encoding ABC transporter ATP-binding protein gives MPRTPADPRYSSGRLFGRLWHGYLKRHTGTMGLAFLLNVIEGSTLGALSWLIQPLFDRVFAPGGNNLLPWVGLAILGLFVLRAITSVASKAILTRVSQISSTAMQVDLLRHILTLDQGFFQKNPPGALMERVQGDTNAVQGVWSSVILGMGRDVVSLIGLFAVAVSIDPIWTLAALVGAPLLILPALVVQRYIRKKTRQMRVQAGARSTRLDEIFHGIQPIKLNRMETYQLDRFRRIVDVIVRGQLKMAVGRATMPALIDVITGIGFFAVLVLGGREIASGERTTGEFMSFFTAMALTFQPLRRLGDLSGFWQIAAASLERIYRLFDTEPQVLRRPVTATPKAGVPEILIEDVHFAYDDHPVLNGLSFRAAPGRMTALVGPSGAGKSTVFHLLTGLIEPRSGRVLLNGVDAADMALSDLRAQFAVVSQEAGLFDETIRENVTLGRDVPQDRLRAALEAAHVTEFVDGLPEGDLTPAGPRGSRLSGGQRQRVAIARALVSEAPVLLLDEATSALDAASEALVAEALSRLGEGRTTLVIAHRLSTVRQADRIVVMEEGRVVDQGTHEELLARGGLYAELHRLQFRNGETHAG, from the coding sequence TTGCCCCGCACACCCGCCGATCCGCGCTACAGCTCCGGCCGCCTGTTCGGCCGGCTCTGGCACGGCTATCTCAAGCGCCACACGGGCACGATGGGCTTGGCCTTCCTGCTCAACGTGATCGAGGGCTCGACGCTCGGCGCGCTCTCCTGGCTGATCCAGCCGCTCTTCGACCGCGTCTTCGCCCCGGGCGGCAACAACCTGCTGCCGTGGGTGGGCCTGGCGATCCTCGGCCTCTTCGTGCTGCGCGCGATCACCTCGGTGGCCTCCAAGGCCATTCTCACGCGGGTCTCGCAGATCAGCTCGACCGCGATGCAGGTCGATCTGCTCCGCCACATCCTGACCCTCGATCAGGGCTTCTTCCAGAAGAACCCGCCCGGCGCGCTGATGGAGCGGGTGCAGGGCGACACGAACGCCGTGCAGGGCGTCTGGTCGAGCGTGATCCTCGGCATGGGGCGCGACGTGGTCTCGCTGATCGGCCTCTTTGCCGTGGCGGTTTCCATCGATCCGATCTGGACACTGGCCGCGCTGGTGGGGGCGCCGCTCCTGATCCTGCCTGCGCTGGTCGTGCAGCGCTATATCCGCAAGAAGACGCGCCAGATGCGGGTGCAGGCCGGGGCGCGCTCCACCCGGCTCGACGAGATCTTCCATGGCATCCAGCCGATCAAGCTGAACCGGATGGAGACCTACCAGCTCGACCGGTTCCGGCGGATCGTCGATGTGATCGTGCGGGGCCAGCTCAAGATGGCGGTGGGGCGCGCCACCATGCCCGCGCTGATCGACGTCATCACCGGGATCGGCTTCTTCGCCGTCCTCGTCCTCGGCGGGCGCGAGATCGCCTCGGGCGAGCGGACGACGGGCGAGTTCATGTCCTTCTTCACCGCCATGGCCCTCACCTTCCAGCCGCTCCGGCGTCTGGGCGACCTGTCGGGCTTCTGGCAGATCGCGGCCGCCAGCCTCGAGCGGATCTACCGGCTCTTCGACACCGAACCCCAGGTGCTGCGCCGCCCGGTCACGGCCACGCCTAAGGCAGGCGTTCCCGAGATCCTGATCGAGGACGTGCATTTCGCCTACGACGACCATCCCGTGCTGAACGGCCTCAGCTTCCGGGCCGCGCCGGGCAGGATGACCGCCCTCGTGGGGCCGTCGGGCGCAGGCAAGAGCACGGTCTTCCATCTGCTCACGGGCCTCATCGAGCCAAGGTCGGGGCGCGTGCTCCTCAACGGGGTCGACGCGGCAGACATGGCCCTGTCGGACCTGCGGGCGCAGTTTGCCGTCGTTTCGCAGGAGGCGGGCCTCTTCGACGAGACGATCCGCGAAAACGTGACCCTCGGCCGCGACGTGCCGCAGGACCGGCTCCGGGCGGCGCTCGAGGCCGCGCATGTGACGGAGTTCGTCGACGGCCTGCCCGAGGGCGATCTGACGCCCGCGGGGCCGCGCGGCTCGCGTCTGTCGGGCGGCCAGCGCCAAAGGGTGGCCATCGCGCGAGCGCTCGTCTCGGAGGCGCCGGTACTGCTTCTCGACGAGGCCACCTCGGCGCTCGACGCGGCCTCCGAGGCGCTGGTGGCCGAGGCGCTGAGCCGGCTTGGCGAGGGCCGCACGACGCTGGTCATCGCCCACCGGCTCTCGACCGTGCGGCAGGCCGACCGGATCGTGGTCATGGAAGAGGGCCGCGTCGTCGATCAGGGCACGCACGAGGAATTGCTGGCGCGGGGCGGTCTCTATGCCGAACTGCACCGGCTGCAGTTCAGGAACGGAGAGACCCATGCCGGGTGA
- the ygfZ gene encoding CAF17-like 4Fe-4S cluster assembly/insertion protein YgfZ, with product MPGEIATDRRLWEISGKDGLHFLQGLVSNDVRPLETADGIVWAALLSPQGKYLADFFVVRTGGRLFIDISDRLADPTLKRLTMYRLRADVQIAPLDLSVVRGLGEAPAGALPDPRHPALGWRGYGMDGGAPEVDWDAIRVAHLIPESGLELVPDDSYLLESGFERLHGVDFRKGCYVGQEVTARMKHKTELRKGLVRVRISGEAAFGAEITADGKPAGTLFTRSGDRAIAHVRHDRAEGEMRAGEAALHLDPLAE from the coding sequence ATGCCGGGTGAGATCGCAACCGACCGCAGGCTCTGGGAGATCTCGGGCAAGGACGGCCTGCATTTCCTGCAGGGACTCGTCTCGAACGACGTCCGACCGCTCGAGACCGCCGACGGGATCGTCTGGGCCGCGCTCCTCTCGCCGCAGGGGAAGTATCTGGCGGACTTCTTCGTGGTTCGGACGGGCGGGCGGCTCTTCATCGACATCTCGGACCGGCTGGCCGATCCTACGCTGAAGCGGCTCACCATGTATCGCCTGCGCGCCGACGTGCAGATCGCGCCGCTCGACCTGTCGGTCGTGCGCGGCCTCGGCGAGGCGCCCGCGGGCGCCCTGCCCGACCCACGCCACCCGGCCCTCGGCTGGCGCGGCTACGGGATGGACGGGGGCGCCCCCGAAGTGGACTGGGACGCGATCCGCGTGGCCCATCTCATTCCGGAGAGCGGGCTCGAGCTGGTCCCCGACGACAGCTACCTGCTCGAATCGGGCTTCGAGCGGCTGCACGGCGTGGATTTCCGCAAGGGCTGCTATGTGGGTCAGGAAGTGACCGCGCGCATGAAGCACAAGACCGAGCTGCGGAAGGGTCTGGTGCGGGTGCGCATCTCGGGCGAGGCGGCGTTCGGCGCCGAGATCACGGCAGACGGCAAGCCCGCGGGCACGCTCTTCACCCGCTCGGGCGACCGCGCCATCGCCCATGTCCGCCACGACCGCGCCGAGGGCGAGATGCGCGCGGGCGAGGCTGCCCTGCATCTGGATCCCCTCGCGGAGTGA
- the efp gene encoding elongation factor P has product MPKINGNEIKPGFILEHDGGLWAAVKVNHVKPGKGGAFAQVELKNLRDGRKLNERFRSEDKVERTELENKDQQFLYESDGRLIFMDAESFEQVEIDAELLGERRPFLQDGMVATVNYFGDEPLNVTLPAKVRCRVVETEPVVKGQTAANSYKPAILDNGMRIMVPPFIGPDEEILVHTEFMEYSERV; this is encoded by the coding sequence ATGCCGAAGATTAACGGAAACGAGATCAAGCCGGGATTCATCCTTGAGCATGACGGGGGACTCTGGGCGGCCGTGAAGGTCAACCATGTGAAGCCCGGCAAGGGCGGCGCCTTCGCGCAGGTCGAGCTCAAGAACCTCCGCGACGGGCGGAAGTTGAACGAGCGGTTCCGTTCCGAGGACAAGGTCGAGCGCACGGAACTCGAGAACAAGGACCAGCAGTTCCTCTACGAAAGCGACGGCCGGCTGATCTTCATGGATGCCGAGAGCTTCGAGCAGGTCGAGATCGACGCCGAGCTTCTGGGCGAGCGGCGACCCTTCCTGCAGGACGGGATGGTCGCCACGGTCAACTATTTCGGCGACGAGCCGCTGAACGTCACGCTGCCCGCGAAGGTTCGCTGCCGCGTCGTCGAGACCGAGCCGGTGGTGAAGGGCCAGACCGCCGCCAACAGCTACAAGCCCGCCATCCTCGACAACGGGATGCGGATCATGGTGCCGCCCTTCATCGGGCCGGACGAGGAGATCCTCGTGCATACCGAATTCATGGAATATTCCGAGCGCGTCTGA
- a CDS encoding DUF6280 family protein, producing MADFIDSTAFNFEQGQRARKLFAAVVLAALDDAIADDKKYGNGPEQIARWARSRDGREVLSCAGIDPNERVVKGLMEFVSKGIRTSVALSREESERRHALEMDQAEAA from the coding sequence ATGGCCGATTTCATTGACAGCACCGCTTTCAACTTCGAACAGGGGCAACGTGCCCGCAAACTGTTCGCTGCCGTGGTGCTGGCCGCGCTGGATGATGCCATCGCGGACGACAAGAAGTATGGCAACGGGCCGGAACAGATCGCCCGCTGGGCACGGTCGCGCGACGGGCGCGAAGTGCTTTCCTGCGCCGGCATCGACCCCAACGAGCGGGTCGTGAAGGGGCTGATGGAATTTGTGAGCAAGGGCATCCGCACCTCGGTTGCGCTCTCGCGCGAAGAGAGCGAGCGGCGCCATGCGCTCGAAATGGATCAGGCAGAAGCGGCCTGA
- a CDS encoding TolC family outer membrane protein has protein sequence MRKIRLWAVATCSALAVMASSAAQAETLADALISAYRNSNLLEQNRALLRATDEDVAVAVAALRPVVQFVAQSTYSFQRVHADATLLTPAGRTNVENLNSSVGLTASMTLYDFGRNALAVEAAKETVLATREALVQVEQNVLLDAVNAYVQVQLAQSIVNLRRNNLGLIDQELQAAQDRFDVGEVTRTDVSQAQAALAASRSDLTSAEGDLKVAREAYKAAVGHYPVDLAPRPAAPRTAATMEAARQVALRAHPQVRQAQRQVAAADLNVARAKAAMRPSISAEANVGLDDEGQESASVGLSLRHTLYAGGELSALYRQTLANLDAQKANLLQTGVNVAQNVGVAWSTVEVASAAIAAGDEEVRAARTAFEGVREEATLGARTTLDVLNAEQDLLNSQADRLTAEAQRYVGIYQVLASMGLLTVEHLNLGIPTYDPAAYYNAVKHAPATSAQGKRLDRVLKSIGRN, from the coding sequence ATGAGAAAGATCAGACTGTGGGCCGTGGCGACCTGCTCGGCTCTGGCGGTGATGGCCTCGTCCGCGGCACAGGCGGAGACGCTCGCCGATGCCCTCATCTCCGCCTACCGCAACAGCAACCTGCTCGAACAGAATCGCGCGCTTCTGCGGGCGACCGACGAGGATGTGGCGGTGGCCGTCGCGGCTCTGCGCCCCGTCGTGCAGTTCGTCGCGCAATCGACCTACAGCTTCCAGCGGGTTCATGCGGATGCGACGCTCCTGACCCCTGCCGGGCGGACCAACGTCGAGAACCTGAACTCCTCGGTCGGGCTCACCGCCTCGATGACGCTCTATGACTTCGGGCGAAATGCGCTCGCCGTCGAGGCCGCCAAGGAGACGGTGCTCGCCACCCGCGAGGCGCTGGTGCAGGTCGAGCAGAACGTGCTGCTCGATGCGGTCAATGCCTATGTGCAGGTGCAGCTTGCGCAATCCATCGTCAATCTGCGGCGCAACAACCTCGGGCTGATCGATCAGGAACTGCAGGCCGCGCAGGACCGGTTCGACGTGGGCGAAGTCACCCGCACCGACGTGTCGCAGGCGCAGGCCGCGCTGGCGGCCTCGCGGTCCGACCTGACCTCGGCCGAGGGCGATCTCAAGGTGGCGCGCGAGGCCTACAAGGCCGCCGTGGGCCATTATCCGGTCGATCTCGCGCCGCGTCCTGCCGCGCCGCGCACCGCCGCGACCATGGAGGCGGCGCGCCAGGTGGCGCTCCGCGCCCATCCGCAGGTGCGGCAGGCCCAGCGTCAGGTGGCGGCGGCCGATCTGAACGTGGCGCGCGCCAAGGCCGCGATGCGTCCCTCGATCAGCGCCGAGGCGAATGTGGGGCTCGACGACGAGGGGCAGGAGTCGGCCAGCGTCGGCCTCTCCCTCCGGCACACGCTCTATGCCGGGGGCGAGTTGTCCGCGCTCTACCGCCAGACGCTTGCCAACCTCGATGCGCAGAAGGCGAACCTGCTGCAGACCGGCGTGAATGTGGCGCAGAATGTGGGCGTCGCCTGGTCGACGGTCGAGGTGGCCTCCGCCGCCATCGCCGCGGGGGACGAGGAAGTCCGCGCTGCCCGCACCGCCTTCGAGGGCGTGCGCGAGGAAGCGACGCTCGGCGCCCGGACCACGCTCGACGTGCTGAACGCCGAGCAGGACCTCCTGAACTCGCAGGCCGACCGTCTCACCGCCGAGGCGCAGCGCTATGTGGGGATCTATCAGGTGCTGGCCTCGATGGGGCTCCTGACCGTCGAACATCTCAATCTGGGCATCCCGACCTACGATCCGGCAGCCTACTACAACGCCGTGAAGCACGCGCCGGCCACCAGCGCGCAGGGCAAGCGGCTCGACCGCGTGCTGAAGTCGATCGGCCGGAACTGA
- a CDS encoding protein-L-isoaspartate O-methyltransferase family protein — translation MTDFATRRMMMVDTQIRPSDVTKFPIIDAMLTVPREVYVPRPLREVAYMSENVAVAPNRVLLEPRTFAKLLDTLNIQPVESVLDVACGLGYSCAVIARLAEAVVGLEEDEQLAAEAQRTLSAEGVDNAAVIVGPLTSGAAKHGPYDVITVEGAVETVPQALLDQLKEGGRIGCIFMEGPLGVARIGYKVDGAITWRPVFNASAPVLPGFEVKRDFAL, via the coding sequence ATGACGGATTTTGCGACGCGGCGCATGATGATGGTGGACACGCAGATCCGCCCTTCGGACGTGACCAAGTTTCCGATCATCGATGCGATGCTGACCGTGCCGCGCGAGGTCTATGTGCCGCGCCCCCTGCGGGAAGTCGCCTACATGAGCGAGAACGTGGCGGTGGCGCCGAACCGCGTCCTGCTCGAGCCGCGGACGTTTGCGAAGCTGCTCGACACGCTGAACATCCAGCCGGTGGAATCGGTGCTCGATGTGGCCTGCGGGCTCGGCTATTCCTGCGCCGTGATCGCCCGGCTGGCAGAGGCGGTCGTGGGCCTCGAGGAGGACGAACAGCTTGCCGCCGAGGCGCAGCGCACCCTCTCGGCCGAGGGCGTGGACAATGCGGCCGTGATCGTGGGCCCGCTCACCAGCGGTGCCGCCAAGCACGGGCCCTATGATGTCATCACGGTCGAAGGCGCGGTCGAGACGGTGCCGCAGGCGCTGCTCGACCAGCTGAAGGAAGGCGGCCGGATCGGCTGCATCTTCATGGAAGGCCCGCTCGGCGTAGCCCGCATCGGATACAAGGTGGACGGGGCGATCACTTGGCGCCCGGTTTTCAACGCCAGTGCCCCGGTCCTGCCGGGGTTCGAGGTGAAGCGCGATTTTGCGTTGTAA
- a CDS encoding NAD(P)/FAD-dependent oxidoreductase, which translates to MTSSPARNGDISFWYADIGGVPQPRPPLAGDARADVCIVGAGYTGLWTALYLKEQAPELEVLVLEKEFAGFGASGRNGGWLTGSFAWTHDRYLSTGTAEGVRAMVTAMSGTVDEVIRVAEAEGIDADIHRTDELMVAVTPAQRARAEAEVRHRQSWGEERVSFLEADAVARRIRIPKAEGAMVVGGVARVQPAKLVRGLAEAAERRGVRIAEGTEVLGIAPGRVETRRGTVQAPIILRATEGFTATLPGAKRDWLPLNSAQIVTEPLPPEIWDRIGWEGAEILGDMANAYCYCQRTREGRIAVGARGRAYRMASRIDERGEADAVTVAHLLKRLQRHFPAAADARIDHSWCGVLGVPRDWCATVGLDPTTGIGWAGGYVGVGVSTSNLAGRTLADLALKRDTALTRLPWVNRRVRRWEPEPLRWLGVRGMYRLLEAADRREEAGGPPSWLAALGHRIAGR; encoded by the coding sequence ATGACCTCCTCCCCCGCCCGCAACGGCGACATTTCCTTCTGGTATGCCGACATCGGCGGGGTGCCGCAGCCGCGGCCTCCGCTCGCGGGCGATGCGCGGGCCGATGTCTGCATCGTGGGGGCCGGCTACACCGGGCTCTGGACGGCGCTCTATCTGAAGGAGCAGGCGCCCGAGCTCGAGGTGCTGGTGCTGGAGAAGGAGTTCGCGGGCTTCGGCGCCTCGGGGCGCAATGGCGGCTGGCTCACCGGCAGCTTCGCCTGGACCCACGACCGCTATCTCTCGACCGGGACGGCCGAGGGCGTGCGCGCGATGGTGACCGCCATGAGCGGCACGGTGGACGAGGTGATCCGGGTGGCCGAGGCTGAGGGGATCGACGCCGACATCCACAGGACCGACGAGCTGATGGTGGCGGTGACGCCGGCACAGCGGGCGCGCGCCGAGGCCGAGGTGCGCCACCGCCAGAGCTGGGGCGAGGAGCGGGTATCCTTCCTCGAGGCCGACGCGGTGGCGCGGCGCATCCGCATTCCGAAGGCGGAAGGGGCCATGGTGGTGGGCGGGGTCGCACGGGTGCAGCCCGCGAAGCTTGTCCGCGGCCTCGCCGAAGCCGCCGAACGGCGCGGCGTGCGGATCGCGGAAGGCACCGAGGTGCTGGGCATCGCCCCCGGTCGGGTCGAGACCCGGCGCGGCACCGTGCAGGCGCCCATCATCCTGCGTGCGACCGAGGGCTTCACCGCCACCCTGCCCGGCGCCAAGCGCGACTGGCTGCCGCTCAACTCGGCCCAGATCGTGACCGAGCCGCTGCCGCCCGAGATCTGGGACCGGATCGGCTGGGAGGGGGCCGAGATCCTTGGCGACATGGCCAATGCCTATTGCTACTGCCAGCGCACGCGCGAGGGGCGGATCGCCGTCGGCGCGCGCGGGCGGGCCTATCGCATGGCGTCGCGGATCGACGAGCGGGGAGAGGCCGATGCCGTCACCGTGGCCCATCTTCTGAAGCGTCTGCAGCGGCATTTCCCGGCCGCGGCCGATGCGCGGATCGACCATTCCTGGTGCGGGGTGCTGGGCGTGCCGCGCGACTGGTGCGCGACCGTGGGCCTCGATCCCACCACGGGCATCGGCTGGGCGGGCGGCTATGTGGGTGTGGGCGTCTCGACCTCGAACCTCGCGGGCCGCACGCTGGCCGATCTCGCGCTGAAGCGCGACACGGCGCTGACCCGGCTGCCGTGGGTCAACCGCCGCGTCCGCCGGTGGGAGCCCGAGCCGCTGCGCTGGCTGGGCGTGCGCGGCATGTATCGGCTGCTCGAGGCCGCCGACCGGCGGGAAGAGGCAGGCGGCCCGCCCTCGTGGCTCGCGGCCCTGGGCCACAGGATCGCGGGGCGCTGA
- the dxs gene encoding 1-deoxy-D-xylulose-5-phosphate synthase yields MTNPTPRPETPLLDRVCCPADMKALSDAELERLADEVRSEVISVVAETGGHLGSSLGVVELTVALHAVFNTPTDKLVWDVGHQCYPHKILTGRREQMRTLRQKGGLSGFTKRSESAYDPFGAAHSSTSISAALGFAMGRELGQPVGDTIAVIGDGSITAGMAYEALNHAGHLNKRLFVILNDNDMSIAPPVGALARYLVNLSSKAPFATLRAAADGLEASLPGPLRDGARRARQLVTGMPGGGTLFEELGFTYVGPIDGHDMEALLQTLRAARARTTGPVLIHVVTKKGKGYAPAENAPDKYHGVNKFDPVTGEQKKSVANAPNYTKVFGSTLTEEAARDPRIVAITAAMPSGTGVDIMQKRFPNRVFDVGIAEQHAVTFAAGLAGAGMKPFCAIYSSFLQRGYDQIAHDVALQNLPVRFVIDRAGLVGADGATHAGAFDVGFITSLPNMTVMAAADEAELIHMIATAVAFDEGPIAFRFPRGEGVGVEMPERGTVLEPGRGRVVREGTDVAILSFGAHLHEALQAAKLLEAEGVSVTVADARFSRPLDTGLIDQLVRHHAALVTVEQGAMGGFGAHVMHYLANSGGFDGGLALRVMTLPDRFIEQASPEDMYADAGLRAEDIAATARGALARGRVMPLRQTAKPRAV; encoded by the coding sequence ATGACCAATCCCACCCCGCGACCCGAAACCCCGCTTTTGGATCGCGTCTGCTGCCCGGCCGACATGAAGGCGCTGAGTGACGCCGAACTGGAGCGGCTGGCCGACGAAGTGCGTTCCGAGGTGATTTCGGTCGTTGCCGAGACGGGAGGACATCTGGGGTCCTCGCTGGGGGTGGTTGAGCTGACTGTCGCGCTGCATGCGGTCTTCAACACGCCCACCGACAAGCTCGTCTGGGACGTGGGCCACCAGTGCTACCCCCACAAGATCCTCACCGGCCGGCGCGAGCAGATGCGCACCCTGCGCCAGAAGGGCGGCCTCTCGGGCTTCACCAAGCGCTCGGAATCCGCCTACGACCCGTTCGGCGCGGCTCATTCCTCGACCTCGATCTCGGCCGCGCTCGGCTTTGCCATGGGTCGCGAGCTGGGCCAGCCCGTGGGCGACACGATCGCCGTGATCGGCGACGGCTCCATCACCGCGGGCATGGCCTACGAGGCACTGAACCACGCGGGCCATCTGAACAAGCGCCTGTTCGTGATCCTGAACGACAATGACATGAGCATCGCGCCGCCCGTGGGGGCGCTTGCGCGCTATCTCGTGAATCTCTCCTCGAAGGCGCCCTTCGCCACGCTGCGCGCGGCCGCCGACGGGCTCGAGGCCTCGCTGCCGGGGCCGCTCCGCGACGGGGCGCGCCGGGCGCGCCAGCTCGTGACCGGGATGCCGGGCGGGGGCACGCTCTTCGAGGAGCTGGGCTTCACCTATGTCGGCCCCATCGACGGCCACGACATGGAGGCGCTCCTCCAGACGCTGCGCGCGGCGCGGGCCCGGACCACGGGGCCGGTGCTCATCCATGTGGTCACGAAGAAGGGCAAGGGTTACGCCCCCGCCGAGAATGCCCCCGACAAGTATCACGGGGTGAACAAGTTCGACCCCGTCACGGGCGAGCAGAAGAAGTCGGTGGCCAACGCGCCGAACTACACCAAGGTCTTCGGCTCCACCCTGACCGAGGAGGCCGCGCGCGATCCGCGCATCGTGGCGATCACCGCCGCTATGCCCTCGGGCACCGGCGTCGACATCATGCAGAAGCGTTTCCCGAACCGCGTCTTCGACGTGGGCATCGCCGAGCAGCATGCCGTGACCTTCGCGGCCGGCCTCGCCGGGGCCGGGATGAAGCCCTTCTGCGCGATCTATTCCTCGTTCCTGCAACGGGGTTACGACCAGATCGCCCATGACGTGGCGCTGCAGAACCTTCCCGTCCGCTTCGTGATCGACCGGGCGGGGCTCGTGGGGGCCGATGGCGCGACCCATGCGGGGGCCTTCGACGTTGGCTTCATCACTTCGCTGCCCAACATGACCGTGATGGCCGCGGCCGACGAGGCCGAGCTCATCCACATGATCGCCACCGCCGTGGCCTTCGACGAGGGCCCCATCGCCTTCCGCTTCCCGCGGGGCGAGGGGGTGGGCGTCGAGATGCCCGAGCGCGGGACGGTGCTGGAGCCCGGCCGGGGCCGCGTGGTGCGCGAAGGGACGGATGTCGCGATCCTCTCCTTCGGCGCGCATCTGCACGAGGCCTTGCAGGCGGCGAAACTTCTCGAGGCCGAGGGGGTGAGCGTGACCGTGGCCGACGCCCGCTTCTCGCGCCCGCTCGACACGGGGCTCATCGACCAGCTCGTGCGCCATCACGCGGCGCTGGTAACGGTGGAGCAGGGGGCCATGGGCGGCTTCGGCGCCCATGTCATGCACTATCTCGCCAATTCCGGCGGCTTCGACGGGGGCCTCGCGCTCCGGGTCATGACGCTGCCCGACCGCTTCATCGAGCAGGCGAGCCCCGAGGACATGTATGCCGATGCGGGGCTGCGGGCCGAGGATATCGCGGCCACCGCGCGGGGCGCGCTCGCCCGGGGGCGCGTGATGCCGCTCCGGCAGACGGCAAAGCCGCGGGCGGTCTGA
- the pufX gene encoding reaction center-light-harvesting complex protein PufX gives MADKTIFNDHLNTNPKTNLRLWVAFQMMKGAGWAGGVFFGTLLLIGFFRVVGRMLPIQENQAPAPNITGALETGIELIKHLV, from the coding sequence ATGGCTGACAAGACCATCTTCAACGATCACCTCAACACCAATCCGAAGACCAACCTTCGCCTCTGGGTCGCTTTCCAGATGATGAAGGGTGCGGGCTGGGCTGGCGGCGTGTTCTTCGGGACGCTCCTTCTCATCGGGTTCTTCCGGGTGGTCGGGCGGATGCTTCCGATCCAGGAGAACCAGGCTCCGGCGCCGAACATCACCGGCGCTCTGGAGACCGGGATCGAGCTGATCAAGCATCTCGTCTGA